TCCTCTCCCAAGAATCCTCCCTTCGAACAAGGTACATCATAGAGCCTCCATTGAGGTTctatagagccctcgaacagcctcctcttaatcgaggcttgactccttttctggagcccttgaacaaattACATCCCttttcgacacttgagtcacttttaactacaccttcgaggctcacagcttctttgttcgacacttgagaattctattgacgtagctaagttaagggcatgactctaataccatattaggaaccacgactctccacaatggtatgatattgtccactttgagcataagttctacgggttttgcttttagtttccccaaaaggcctcaggTTTCTTTatgatgtaaaattttaactaGAATCTTATGGCAGCAACCATTAACTCGACCAAAGTCTCCAAATCTAACTCGAAGGAAAAGCTGCAGTGACGTGACCAACTTAAACCTAGAGGAGAAAGGAAAAGTATGCACACGAGCACATCGCCATGGCTTCGGTATTCACAGATCGGAATCAGCTAACAGCATAGCCCGCAAAAGTAAAACGCAAGCCAATGGGCAATGCCAGCACAGTGAATCTTTTAAACATAGAAATCATGCGAAGCACGACAATGAGACAAGTAAAATGAGCTCTGCAACGACCGATCCACACGAAACTAATGTAGATATCCCGATTCAGTCGTGAACGTCTACATTTTCCCTAATGTGAGctaagggaaagaaaaaatgatgggTTGAGGAGCAAAGAAAATAGCTTGTTTTCTTACATCTAATCACTTGACTGAGTGAGTGAGCTGAGCTGAGCTGAGCTGAAATGTATAtgtttttttcccattttttctgAAAGTTTAATGATTTTACGACATATGAGAGAGATCATTGTGTATTACATGATACAGTGAAGTTAGAGAATGATTTTCTATGGcttttttgggtttgttttcTACTTTTCATTGGAATTGATCTGTATTTTGATGTTCTTGAGATGATCATTGACAAAGTTTCAAATTATAcgattttcattctctaactTTGAGCCATTTTGGTTGAAGTTTTGATGGTTATCTGCTTAAaatgttgtattatttttgtttcgaGTTCAATCACACGTGGGGTTGGCTCGATTTCCTTTCCTATCTAGATTAGCCTTGTTCGTGTGGGAAGGCGGTTGATGAGGATTAGGTAGTCACATAGTTTCATTATGGTCGGAGACGATGCGTTTTAGCATTGTACTTGTTGAATCTCTCCTAGGTAGTCACATAGTTTCATTATGGTCGGAGACGATGCGTTTTAGCATTGTACTTGTTGAATCTCTCCCCTACGAAACGCTTCTCCACCTGTAGTAGCATTTAAGTAATGTTCTTTGATTTCACCTTGTTGATTTCACCTTGTTTCAGCATGTGATTTATAAATGGCTTTTGCATGAACTAGGATACCGTCTCTCTGACGCATAAATGGTTGGAGAGGTCAGATCTGAAGTGGGTAATAAGACAGTTCTCTGTTTTATAACATGACTTTTCTTAGGTAACATTGTGTCTAGTGTGACAACTCAAGCCCGTcgctatcaaatattgtcttgTTTGGATCTTCCTTTTCAGGGTTCCCTAAAGattttcaaaacgcgtctgttacgagagattttcacacccttgtaacgaatgtttcgttctcctccccaaccgaggtaggatctcacaaaacgTCGCAGAAATTCATGCTTCCCTCACCTTTACTCGACACATGTTTTCAGCTATTCCAATATATTCATCTATGATCATAGTTAGATCCACACAAAGATTTTGCACACATAATTGATCTTACTGTAAAGATTTTGAAGAATCGTGAAACAACTCATTACATAATCAATAATAGCTTGAGCTATCAtctgaataaaaaaaaaatgcttctttttatatttcattaatatttttatgatataatagAAATGTCGATTCATCTCTTATGTCGATATCAAACCCATAAACATACCGCTTATTAATTGGGCATGCATatgaagatttaaaaattttaaaaccttgatcataattttatatgaaatgggTTCTATAAAATTTGTGTTAAAATGTTATGATTAGAGATTAAATCAGTAATTGAATCATCATTTTGAAGTTTGTAGGAACCAATGGTGACTAAATGGCGCGCAGCGGTGTGGAAATGGGGATTATTGAAGCCGTCTCCTCCTCTCATCCACTCGTTCCCCTCCAAAGATCATGTCTCCCTTCACTCATTCCATTTCCTCGTCCCTCATTCTTCAACCCTTCAAAATCCCTAAACCTTCGATCTTCTCCGCGAAGCCCCGCAGAAATTTCACTCTGATTGTAACATGTGATTCCCAATCCAAATCCAGAAAACCCGCCATGGATGGCCGCAAACCCACCTCCAAATTCCGTCGAAAATCTTCATACGGTACCTCAAGAAGGTCGATTCTGAAGAAGACTTTCAGTCAGGAGCAAGTGACCTTCACTTCTGCTCTCTCCGATGACCCCCTTATTGCTATTATCGGCGGCGGCATGGCCGGAATAATGTGCGCTCTGAGTTTGGAGAAAAGGGGTGTTCGATCCACCGTCTTCGACACGGTTGGTTATTACTTGGAAATNNNNNNNNNNNNNNNNNNNNNNNNNNNNNNNNNNNNNNNNNNNNNNNNNNNNNNNNNNNNNNNNNNNNNNNNNNNNNNNNNNNNNNNNNNNNNNNNNNNNNNNNNNNNNNNNNNNNNNNNNNNNNNNNNNNNNNNNNNNNNNNNNNNNNNNNNNNNNNNNNNNNNNNNNNNNNNNNNNNNNNNNNNNNNNNNNNNNNNNNNNNNNNNNNNNNNNNNNNNNNNNNNNNNNNNNNNNNNNNNNNNNNNNNNNNNNNNNNNNNNNNNNNNNNNNNNNNNNNNNNNNNNNNNNNNNNNNNNNNNNNNNNNNNNNNNNNNNNNNNNNNNNNNNNNNNNNNNNNNNNNNNNNNNNNNNNNNNNNNNNNNNNNNNNNNNNNNNNNNNNNNNNNNNNNNNNNNNNNNNNNNNNNNNNNNNNNNNNNNNNNNNNNNNNNNNNNNNNNNNNNNNNNNNNNNNNNNNNNNNNNNNNNNNNNNNNNNNNNNNNNNNNNNNNNNNNNNNNNNNNNNNNNNNNNNNNNNNNNNNNNNNNNNNNNNNNNNNNNNNNNNNNNNNNNNNNNNNNNNNNNNNNNNNNNNNNNNNNNNNNNNNNNNNNNNNNNNNNNNNNNNNNNNNNNNNNNNNNNNNNNNNNNNNNNNNNNNNNNNNNNNNNNNNNNNNNNNNNNNNNNNNNNNNNNNNNNNNNNNNNNNNNNNNNNNNNNNNNNNNNNNNNNNNNNNNNNNNNNNNNNNNNNNNNNNNNNNNNNNNNNNNNNNNNNNNNNNNNNNNNNNNNNNNNNNNNNNNNNNNNNNNNNNNNNNNNNNNNNNNNNNNNNNNNNNNNNNNNNNNNNNNNNNNNNNNNNNNNNNNNNNNNNNNNNNNNNNNNNNNNNNNNNNNNNNNNNNNNNNNNNNNNNNNNNNNNNNNNNNNNNNNNNNNNNNNNNNNNNNNNNNNNNNNNNNNNNNNNNNNNNNNNNNNNNNNNNNNNNNNNNNNNNNNNNNNNNNNNNNNNNNNNNNNNNNNNNNNNNNNNNNNNNNNNNNNNNNNNNNNNNNNNNNNNNNNNNNNNNNNNNNNNNNNNNNNNNNNNNNNNNNNNNNNNNNNNNNNNNNNNNNNNNNNNNNNNNNNNNNNNNNNNNNNNNNNNNNNNNNNNNNNNNNNNNNNNNNNNNNNNNNNNNNNNNNNNNNNNNNNNNNNNNNNNNNNNNNNNNNNNNNNNNNNNNNNNNNNNNNNNNNNNNNNNNNNNNNNNNNNNNNNNNNNNNNNNNNNNNNNNNNNNNNNNNNNNNNNNNNNNNNNNNNNNNNNNNNNNNNNNNNNNNNNNNNNNNNNNNNNNNNNNNNNNNNNNNNNNNNNNNNNNNNNNNNNNNNNNNNNNNNNNNNNNNNNNNNNNNNNNNNNNNNNNNNNNNNNNNNNNNNNNNNNNNNNNNNNNNNNNNNNNNNNNNNNNNNNNNNNNNNNNNNNNNNNNNNNNNNNNNNNNNNNNNNNNNNNNNNNNNNNNNNNNNNNNNNNNNNNNNNNNNNNNNNNNNNNNNNNNNNNNNNNNNNNNNNNNNNNNNNNNNNNNNNNNNNNNNNNNNNNNNNNNNNNNNNNNNNNNNNNNNNNNNNNNNNNNNNNNNNNNNNNNNNNNNNNNNNNNNNNNNNNNNNNNNNNNNNNNNNNNNNNNNNNNNNNNNNNNNNNNNNNNNNNNNNNNNNNNNNNNNNNNNNNNNNNNNNNNNNNNNNNNNNNNNNNNNNNNNNNNNNNNNNNNNNNNNNNNNNNNNNNNNNNNNNNNNNNNNNNNNNNNNNNNNNNNNNNNNNNNNNNNNNNNNNNNNNNNNNNNNNNNNNNNNNNNNNNNNNNNNNNNNNNNNNNNNNNNNNNNNNNNNNNNNNNNNNNNNNNNNNNNNNNNNNNNNNNNNNNNNNNNNNNNNNNNNNNNNNNNNNNNNNNNNNNNNNNNNNNNNNNNNNNNNNNNNNNNNNNNNNNNNNNNNNNNNNNNNNNNNNNNNNNNNNNNNNNNNNNNNNNNNNNNNNNNNNNNNNNNNNNNNNNNNNNNNNNNNNNNNNNNNNNNNNNNNNNNNNNNNNNNNNNNNNNNNNNNNNNNNNNNNNNNNNNNNNNNNNNNNNNNNNNNNNNNNNNNNNNNNNNNNNNNNNNNNNNNNNNNNNNNNNNNNNNNNNNNNNNNNNNNNNNNNNNNNNNNNNNNNNNNNNNNNNNNNNNNNNNNNNNNNNNNNNNNNNNNNNNNNNNNNNNNNNNNNNNNNNNNNNNNNNNNNNNNNNNNNNNNNNNNNNNNNNNNNNNNNNNNNNNNNNNNNNNNNNNNNNNNNNNNNNNNNNNNNNNNNNNNNNNNNNNNNNNNNNNNNNNNNNNNNNNNNNNNNNNNNNNNNNNNNNNNNNNNNNNNNNNNNNNNNNNNNNNNNNNNNNNNNNNNNNNNNNNNNNNNNNNNNNNNNNNNNNNNNNNNNNNNNNNNNNNNNNNNNNNNNNNNNNNNNNNNNNNNNNNNNNNNNNNNNNNNNNNNNNNNNNNNNNNNNNNNNNNNNNNNNNNNNNNNNNNNNNNNNNNNNNNNNNNNNNNNNNNNNNNNNNNNNNNNNNNNNNNNNNNNNNNNNNNNNNNNNNNNNNNNNNNNNNNNNNNNNNNNNNNNNNNNNNNNNNNNNNNNNNNNNNNNNNNNNNNNNNNNNNNNNNNNNNNNNNNNNNNNNNNNNNNNNNNNNNNNNNNNNNNNNNNNNNNNNNNNNNNNNNNNNNNNNNNNNNNNNNNNNNNNNNNNNNNNNNNNNNNNNNNNNNNNNNNNNNNNNNNNNNNNNNNNNNNNNNNNNNNNNNNNNNNNNNNNNNNNNNNNNNNNNNNNNNNNNNNNNNNNNNNNNNNNNNNNNNNNNNNNNNNNNNNNNNNNNNNNNNNNNNNNNNNNNNNNNNNNNNNNNNNNNNNNNNNNNNNNNNNNNNNNNNNNNNNNNNNNNNNNNNNNNNNNNNNNNNNNNNNNNNNNNNNNNNNNNNNNNNNNNNNNNNNNNNNNNNNNNNNNNNNNNNNNNNNNNNNNNNNNNNNNNNNNNNNNNNNNNNNNNNNNNNNNNNNNNNNNNNNNNNNNNNNNNNNNNNNNNNNNNNNNNNNNNNNNNNNNNNNNNNNNNNNNNNNNNNNNNNNNNNNNNNNNNNNNNNNNNNNNNNNNNNNNNNNNNNNNNNNNNNNNNNNNNNNNNNNNNNNNNNNNNNNNNNNNNNNNNNNNNNNNNNNNNNNNNNNNNNNNagtttccccaaaaggcctcaggTTTCTTTatgatgtaaaattttaactaGAATCTTATGGCAGCAACCATTAACTCGACCAAAGTCTCCAAATCTAACTCGAAGGAAAAGCTGCAGTGACGTGACCAACTTAAACCTAGAGGAGAAAGGAAAAGTATGCACACGAGCACATCGCCATGGCTTCGGTATTCACAGATCGGAATCAGCTAACAGCATAGCCCGCAAAAGTAAAACGCAAGCCAATGGGCAATGCCAGCACAGTGAATCTTTTAAACATAGAAATCATGCGAAGCACGACAATGAGACAAGTAAAATGAGCTCTGCAACGACCGATCCACACGAAACTAATGTAGATATCCCGATTCAGTCGTGAACGTCTACATTTTCCCTAATGTGAGctaagggaaagaaaaaatgatgggTTGAGGAGCAAAGAAAATAGCTTGTTTTCTTACATCTAATCACTTGACTGAGTGAGTGAGCTGAGCTGAGCTGAGCTGAAATGTATAtgtttttttcccattttttctgAAAGTTTAATGATTTTACGACATATGAGAGAGATCATTGTGTATTACATGATACAGTGAAGTTAGAGAATGATTTTCTATGGcttttttgggtttgttttcTACTTTTCATTGGAATTGATCTGTATTTTGATGTTCTTGAGATGATCATTGACAAAGTTTCAAATTATAcgattttcattctctaactTTGAGCCATTTTGGTTGAAGTTTTGATGGTTATCTGCTTAAaatgttgtattatttttgtttcgaGTTCAATCACACGTGGGGTTGGCTCGATTTCCTTTCCTATCTAGATTAGCCTTGTTCGTGTGGGAAGGCGGTTGATGAGGATTAGGTAGTCACATAGTTTCATTATGGTCGGAGACGATGCGTTTTAGCATTGTACTTGTTGAATCTCTCCTAGGTAGTCACATAGTTTCATTATGGTCGGAGACGATGCGTTTTAGCATTGTACTTGTTGAATCTCTCCCCTACGAAACGCTTCTCCACCTGTAGTAGCATTTAAGTAATGTTCTTTGATTTCACCTTGTTGATTTCACCTTGTTTCAGCATGTGATTTATAAATGGCTTTTGCATGAACTAGGATACCGTCTCTCTGACGCATAAATGGTTGGAGAGGTCAGATCTGAAGTGGGTAATAAGACAGTTCTCTGTTTTATAACATGACTTTTCTTAGGTAACATTGTGTCTAGTGTGACAACTCAAGCCCGTcgctatcaaatattgtcttgTTTGGATCTTCCTTTTCAGGGTTCCCTAAAGattttcaaaacgcgtctgttacgagagattttcacacccttgtaacgaatgtttcgttctcctccccaaccgaggtaggatctcacaaaacgTCGCAGAAATTCATGCTTCCCTCACCTTTACTCGACACATGTTTTCAGCTATTCCAATATATTCATCTATGATCATAGTTAGATCCACACAAAGATTTTGCACACATAATTGATCTTACTGTAAAGATTTTGAAGAATCGTGAAACAACTCATTACATAATCAATAATAGCTTGAGCTATCAtctgaataaaaaaaaaatgcttctttttatatttcattaatatttttatgatataatagAAATGTCGATTCATCTCTTATGTCGATATCAAACCCATAAACATACCGCTTATTAATTGGGCATGCATatgaagatttaaaaattttaaaaccttgatcataattttatatgaaatgggTTCTATAAAATTTGTGTTAAAATGTTATGATTAGAGATTAAATCAGTAATTGAATCATCATTTTGAAGTTTGTAGGAACCAATGGTGACTAAATGGCGCGCAGCGGTGTGGAAATGGGGATTATTGAAGCCGTCTCCTCCTCTCATCCACTCGTTCCCCTCCAAAGATCATGTCTCCCTTCACTCATTCCATTTCCTCGTCCCTCATTCTTCAACCCTTCAAAATCCCTAAACCTTCGATCTTCTCCGCGAAGCCCCGCAGAAATTTCACTCTGATTGTAACATGTGATTCCCAATCCAAATCCAGAAAACCCGCCATGGATGGCCGCAAACCCACCTCCAAATTCCGTCGAAAATCTTCATACGGTACCTCAAGAAGGTCGATTCTGAAGAAGACTTTCAGTCAGGAGCAAGTGACCTTCACTTCTGCTCTCTCCGATGACCCCCTTATTGCTATTATCGGCGGCGGCATGGCCGGAATAATGTGCGCTCTGAGTTTGGAGAAAAGGGGTGTTCGATCCACCGTCTTCGACACGGTTGGTTATTACTTGGAAATTCTttcatgtttgaaattttctctagTTTTGACAGATTATATACATGACTGCATCTGTTTCATGTTGTCCAGCATGATTGATTGAATTAGTTCTTGTAGTCTACATTTAACCATTATATTGTATTCATAATGAGAAATTTCTCGTTCATTAAGTTAAACAAACTCAGAGAGAGATAGAAGTAGGTATCTCAGAAGTTGGATATTGCAATTGAAAACTCATTGATAGGCGTTCTAGTGAATGGACTTGGATGCATCTTTTGAACCCCCTCTCATGGTAGTTGAAGATTGACAAACATTGGTAATCTAGGAGGgctcatttcaatttttcgtGTTTATCGCAGGGTGTTCATGGGTTGGGAGGAAGAATGGGGACCAGAAGTCTTGGTCCTGAGCCCCTAATCTTTGATCATGCGGCTCAGTTCTTTACAGTGACTGATAGCCAGTTTGCTCAGCTGGTGGATGGTTGGTTGGGTGCAGGTCTAGTTAAAGAGTGGAAGGGCGCTGTTGGAGAGCTTGAACTCGGTGGTCGGTTTGTTCCATTGTCTTCCTGTCCAAGGTATATTGGTACGAACGGGATGCGGCCGCTTGCTGACTCGTTGCTGTCTCAGGTGATTGAATTTTGCTTCTCTTTGGTTTAGTTTTTAGGATAGATCAAAGAATGGATAATATGGAAACAGCAAAGATTTATGCACGTAACTCTTTAGATTCCATGGTTTGATTATAGTTGAATGGTTTGCTGTTGTTTGGTATCCTACACTTCTTAAGTTTAGCATTTTTCCCCTTTGTTTTTCCTCTAACTTCTCTACTTCTTCTACTATTTGGCTTTTGTTGCTAGACTTCTATGATTAATGTGATGCGGCCCTGCTGGATAAGTAAGCTGGAGCCATTTAATGGAATGTGGCACTTAAGTGAGAATGGAAAACCTTGCGGGCACTTTGATGCTGTTGTTATTGCACACAATGGTAAGCGGATggctctttctttcctttagaGCATGAACACTCcaattctttttggtttttgatgGTTGCTAGGTGGTTTGATTAAATGTTAGCGTTCGCTACCAAAACACGAATTTATGACGCAGGATGTTTATGtcatagctcaagcccactgctagtagatattgtcatctttgggctttcccttttggacttcctgttaaggtttttaaaatgtgtctgctagggagaggttttcacacgtttataaagaatgttttgttctcctccccaactgatgtgaatctcacaatccactcctcttcGGCAATATGAGACCCCCTAATCCCCCCCCCTTCGGatcccagcatccttgctggcacaccacctcgtgtccacccccttcgaggctcaacgtccttgctagtaCACCACTCGGTTGTAAGGACCCTGGGatccaaagggaggtggattggggggtctgacattgattagagaagggaacgagtgccaacaaaGACATCGGGcttgaaggaggtggattgtaagactcacatcagttggggaggagaacgaagcattctttataagggtgtggaaaccttccttagttgacgcgttttaaaaaccttgaggggaagtccaaaagggaaagtacaaagaggacaatatctgctagcggtgggcttgggctgtgaTATATTATTACGGTCCGGCTGCAATCTTGATCAACAtcttattttttctgtttctttacAATTGATTATAAGAACTTTGTCTTTAAGAATGAttagtttttgaaaagtttGGTAATGTTGGCAGGCAAATGTGCTAATAGGCTGCTTGCAACATCTGGCTTGCCTCTGATTGCTAGACAAATGAAGGTGCAAGTTTTGATAATCTTTCCAGCTTATTTAGTTTATTGATGAACAATAAGTACTTACAGACTCCTTATTTAATCATGTCTATTCTGTGTTTGTAGAGGCTAGAATTGAGTTCTATATGGGCCCTCCTTGCAGCATTTGAGGACCCTCTTCCTTTCACAGATGCTGCAGCTACACCATTTGAAGGAGCTTTTGTAAAAGGGGTTGATTCCATCTCATGGATGGCAAACAATAACAAGAAGTTCATGAACTTTCAGAAAGACGGGCCCCACTGTTGGACCTTTCTGAGTACTGCTGCATATGGGAAACAGAACAAGGTTCCACAGGTTGGCTTTCACCTGGCTATAAGGCTTGCCAACTCTTGCACATTACCTACATTCTTatcaaatgcttcttttttctttttaattattagtaatCTCTAATAACATTGCCA
This genomic interval from Cucurbita pepo subsp. pepo cultivar mu-cu-16 unplaced genomic scaffold, ASM280686v2 Cp4.1_scaffold000430, whole genome shotgun sequence contains the following:
- the LOC111785275 gene encoding uncharacterized protein LOC111785275, which produces MSPFTHSISSSLILQPFKIPKPSIFSAKPRRNFTLIVTCDSQSKSRKPAMDGRKPTSKFRRKSSYGTSRRSILKKTFSQEQVTFTSALSDDPLIAIIGGGMAGIMCALSLEKRGVRSTVFDTGVHGLGGRMGTRSLGPEPLIFDHAAQFFTVTDSQFAQLVDGWLGAGLVKEWKGAVGELELGGRFVPLSSCPRYIGTNGMRPLADSLLSQTSMINVMRPCWISKLEPFNGMWHLSENGKPCGHFDAVVIAHNGKCANRLLATSGLPLIARQMKRLELSSIWALLAAFEDPLPFTDAAATPFEGAFVKGVDSISWMANNNKKFMNFQKDGPHCWTFLSTAAYGKQNKVPQENIPTSTAEKVKKNMLEGVEAALGLSKGSLPKPIYTRVQLWGAALPTNSPSIPCIFDPQGRAGICGDWLLGSNIESAALSGIALGNHIADYFQSGSERSEEFAVGLHNEFQPIGGHDIGQFPGLGTEKQAESTLAFQLTT